Genomic segment of Budorcas taxicolor isolate Tak-1 chromosome 22, Takin1.1, whole genome shotgun sequence:
TTAATTGTCTTGGCCATCATGGGAGCAATTTTCTTCACAGGTTTCCTGCCGTTGACCACCTGTGGCAAGTGGGTACTGGTAGTGCTTGAGCATGTGTGGGCCGGCTTCTCATGGGTAAGGTTAAGGACACTGCTGCTGGAGGGAGTATGGCTGGTTTCTCTGGGGTATGGAGCTGGCTTGATCTTGACTTTTTCAGGGACAGCTGCTTCTTGTGTTTCAAACTGCCGCCTCCTTTGGACATCAGAAAGTGGCCGGGCCAGAGAGTTGAGTAGGATCATTTTTGCTTGTCGGCCTTTGGGTTTATTGGCGTGTGCAGTCTGGATATTCACCGTCAGTGCTCGAAGCCGCTGCTCTTGGGCATCCTGAAGCCGCATGTACATCTCTCGCCATGACTCATGCTCTTGTGGCCTTTCTTTCCTAAAGTTTTGGTGACAGtgaattttccatagttgatCTGTTTCTTGAACTAGTGTATGATTGTATTTCTCTATGCGATACAGCTGATCAGGTGCACAGCTCTTCAAGATGGGTTCAAGAACTGAATATGGGACTCCTCCCACTTTAAAGATTGAATTGATGTTGTTTTTAAGTACCCAGATGCACTGTTGGCGCAGGGTCATCATTTTGGCAAGATAGGCACACTTAGAGCCAGAAAACACTTGCATCTTAGAATTCATTCTGCATCCAGTAAATCCAACTTCTTCCACTTCTTGGGGTGAAGACAGTGCTTTTTGCTTTGGTCGGAAGGAGGACATCAATCTAGAGGCAGGAAGTGGATGGTACTTGGCGGAGATCCTGGGTAATGGAAGATCTGGCCACACAGGTGCATCAATGGGGACCTTTTCCAGCTTGGCCCAGACGTTTCCAGATGGTTGCTGCTTCTCTGATCTGTTTTCATTCACCTCAGGCAGTTCCTGAACCAAGTCCAAGTTTTGACTTGAGTCATTTTTTTTAGGTCCTTTCTCTTCAAGAGCAGTGGCTGAAGTTTtcataatctttttcttttcctccctagGCTGGTCCTGGTtgaggaatgaatgaaaaaacatgGTGGGCGGCTTGCATTCATTATCCATATCTGTCTCCTCAACTTCAGGGAGGGAGCCATCTGGCTTTCCATTCAAATGGGGAGGTCTTACTTTCCCTTCTTGAATCTTTTGGTTATCGGTAGCCTTCTCTTTCACCATGGGTAACAGGCCTTTTGTCCCCTCTGCTATGTCCAAGCGGTTGAGGCTTTGCTTGTTTTTGTCTGGTTTGGTTTTCTCTGAGTCTTcctgcttttgctttttaaagtctgAGGTATGCCCGAAGGAAGGTGAAAACTGGATCCCGCGGcgccttctttcctcctctttgacGCTAGTAGAAGGCGGATTCTCCTTTGCTCTGTCGCTGGGGACAGGCCGCGGGCTTTCCTCTCTGGAGGAAGCCAGGACTGATTTTTGGCTGGTCAAAGTAGAAGACTTCTCGTATTCTTTGGCACCCAAAGGGTGTTTGTCATCGTGGGGAGACTGGTACCCCCAGCTTAggctcccagcctccctcccgTGGGGGGCACAAAGGCCGTGGTCTTGACTGAACCCCAGTCTGGCCCGAGGAGCATCATAGGGGCCTCCTTCAGGTCCCCGCTGTATAACGTAGACCTCCGAGGGGCGTCTGTGACGGTCCCCGGACATCAGACGAGGACGTGTAGACGGTGGGAGGGACCGTCTGTAACCACAATATGCCCGCTCTGAGGAATAAGCTGGGGCACCTCTGCAACACTGCCTTCTGTCCTCGTCCCTCTCCCGGCCGCAGGACTCATGACGGGGCCTCGCGGGCTCTGAGGGGTGTCTGTGTTGCTGCTGTCTGTGCTCGCGGCCACGCGAGCGACCGCTGCGGTCTGCGAGGTGTGCGCGGCCGTCTCCCTCCATCGCCTCCTCCTCCTGAGGAGCTTCCCTGGGGCAGGTTCCTCTCAGGGTTTCAGTCCCCCGGAGCCAGCCTCCTCCACTGCGCTGCTAGGTCCCGGCCAAGCTTCCGACGCGATGGCTTTTGCGCCCGCCACTGCCGTCGGGCAGACCCGGCTCTCCGCTAGAACCGCCACGGGGCCGGGCGACTTCTCGTCTCTCCACGACCTCCTTGGTGTGAGGATGGGGGCGGCCAGGCCCCGCGGCTCCTCAGCAACCTGGTGCTCGGACCCCGCCGCCGCCCGGCTCTGCCTCGAGCTCCCCCTGGTGCACACGGCGCGCGACCCCGCCTCCGGCGCTCAGGACGCAGCGTGCCCACGGCAATCGCTACCTGCGCTGCGTCCGGGACTTGAGGAAACCCCAGCGCCCCCTTCCTGCGGGGGCTGCGAGCGGTGCCCACATTACATCAGCACCAGGAACCCCTGGGCCACCTCGCCCCGCTCCCGTCCCCAGAGCAGCAATAGCGACAACCACCCTAGCGCTGGACGCCTGCCGCCGCGTAATTCCAGCCTGTAAGAACCAAAGAAGAGTtacattatccccattttatgggtGAGGCTTAGAATAAAGTAACTTGCCTGTGATCACGAAACAGGAAGAGGTGCAGCCGCACTTTGACGGCAGGTAGTTGAGGTCCAGAGTCACAGCTCTGAATACGCCGCCGAGGACCTGAGGCCTAACCGAGAGAAAGGGATTTGCCTAAAATCCGACAGATTAGGCCCATGAGGGCAATAATAGTCCCTGTGtctaattttggagaaggaaatggcaccctactccagtactcttgcctggaaaatcccatggacggaggagcctggtaggctgcagtccatggggtcgcgaagagtcggacaccactgagcgacttcactttcacttttcactttaatgcattggagaaggaaatggcaacccactccagtgttcttgcctggagaatcccagggacggggcagcctggtgggctgccgtctatggggccgcacagagtcggacacgactgaagcgacttagcagcagcagcagcagcagcagcagtgtctgactTGCCCTCAAGCAATATCTAACAAAGGTAGCAATAATTCTGAGAGGAATGAATGCTGTTTGCTCTGATCACCAAACGTCAGCAGTAGGGCATGGAATGGATCTGTTCATGGTGGTGCCTTAGACCACCATGTGTGCTCGAGGAAACAAACCCTTATCTTGGAAGGCCGAAatttattgttactattattactactaaagtgaaagtgaagtcgcttagtcacgtccgactctttgcgaccccatggactgtagcctaccagcttcctcggtccacgggattttccaggcaagaatactggagtgggttgccatttccttctccaggggatctttccgacccaggggtcgaacctgggtctcccgcattgtaggcagacgctttactgtctgagctactaggacAGTCTACTAAAAGGCACAACTAAGTAGACAACTTAAAATGTCATCATTGATTACATCTTATTTGATTAGATCAGATCTTACTAGATTATTAGATTCTGGCTAGAACTCTAATaacccactcattggaaaagaacctgatgctgggaaagattgaaggcaaaaggagaagagggcggcagaggataagatggataGTGTCATTGActaagggacatgaatttgagcaaactcctggagatagtgaaggacaggaaagcctgccatgctgcagcttatgggatggcaaagagtgggacacgacttagcaactgaacaacaactttggTATAGATGCCAGGCTCTTTGAAGAGCTTGGTTCCTCTCTTAGATAGCCCAAGACTATCTGGTTACCTTTGGTCTCCTCATTGCTCTTGGACTTAAAGAAATTCCAAGTCACTGATGTTATCTTCTTCCCTTTGTAAGCAGAGAAGTGACCTTCTCCTCGCCAACCAGACTTTGGATCTGAAAGCAGGATCCTGTCATTGACAAGAACAGAAGATTTGTGTGTCTTCAGGGAGCCCAAGTGGTTGGGATACTAGAGTCAGAAGAGGACCAAGATTCTGTGTCTAATTTCCTCTTTATAGTAATTTtctcctggcatgctgcagcctatggggtcgcaaaaagtgggacatgatttagtgactgaacaagaactcTTTAAGAATGCACCTGACCTGACCTCTTGCCCAAATCAGGAAAGACCAGTGATTGCTATCtttgttttttacattaaaactttttgaaatctctttaacaattctATAAGTATTCATTGTGAGCTATGGTTcagctttaaattttttccttcattgttaTGGATAACAATAAGTAATCTATATTTCTCTCATCATTCTAGGTTTTAAGGATTTcccagttcttcagttcagttcagttcagtcactcagtcgtgtccagctgtttgcgaccccatggactgcagcacgccaggcctccctatccatcaccaactcctggagtcttaGAATTTATTAATCTAAGAATtcctgacagttcagttcagttcagttcagtcgctcagtcgtgtccgactctttgcgaccccatgaattgcagcacaccaggcctccttgtccatcaccaaatcctagagttcactcagactcgcgtccattgagtcagtgatgccatccagccatctcatcctctgttgtccccttcttctcctgcccccagttttgtttattttgttttcaaggttctcAGTAGTATAAATTGGCAGTTCTAATGGTTACTTACACAATAATAAGTCaaacttaaagaaataataggtaacaaacagaataaataagtaaaaccaaAATATTCCCACAACCCAGATATACTAGTGTATTACCCAATGGTGAACCTTGGTATATATCCATATATCTTTTCAGATCCTTtggcatatatgtgtatacacatacatgcacaaaaACATGTTTTATCAAAATGAAATTGTACAGTACATGTTATTCTTCAACCAACTAGTTCTGTAATCTAGGTCTAAAACAGGGTCATTCATTGTACCTCATTGTATCCCCTAAATATCTCTGAATTTTCACAGCTCCCCCTGTCCCTActttctctatttctattttaattatttaatcttctggttttattgagatataattgacatatagtacTATATAAGTTTAGGGTATATAACCTAATGATCTAACttaatacattgtgaaatgattattataagtttagtgaacatctagCATCCCGtgtagatacaaaattaaagaaatagaaaaaaatttttccttgtaATAAGACCTCTTGGAATTTGCTCTCTTAACTATGTTCATATATAACACACAGCAGTATTAATTATGTTTATCATGTTGTACGTTAtattcctagtacttatttacCTTATAACTGGGAATTTGAactttttgaccaccttcatctaattcctcctcctcctgctacTGCCTCTGGTAGCCCCAAATCTGATCTGTCTTTTTtgtatgagtttgtttgtttttgaagtataattcacTTAccacactatgttagttcctatTTTATGACATAGTGATTTGGTATACATTTGatttatataatttcaaaatgatcaACATAAGTTAGTTTTGATCTTTAGATATTACATAGTTACTGACTATTTTCTCCATATTGTACATTTATTTTGCAACCAGAAGTTTGTACcccttaatctccctcacctatttctttcctACCTCTCACTCCCCTCTGGTAAATCACCTGTTTGGTCtctgtatttttcattctttttctgttttgttaatttgttttgtttttcagattccacatgcatGTGAAACCATATGGCATTTGTCCTTCTCAGCTGGATTTATTTCCCTTAGtgtaataccctctaggtccatccatgtcattgtaaatggcaatattttattctttctatggCTATGTAatattcagttgtatatatatgccacaacttctttatccattcacttattgTTGGGcaattaggttgcttccatatcttgactattgtaaataatacttcagtgaacatagaggtgcatagatcttttctaattagtgttttcattttctctggataaatactcaggagtagaattactggatcatatggtagttctattgttaatttttgaggaatttccatactgtttttcatagtgtctATACCAatttagggagaaggcaatggcaccccactccagtactcttgcctggaaaatcccatggaccgaggagcctggtgggctgcagtccatggggttgctaagagttggacacgactgaagtgacttcactttgacttttcactttcatgcattggagaaggaaatggcaagccactcccgtgttcttgcctggagaatcccagggacaggggtgcctggtgggctgctgtctatggggtcgcacagaatcagacacgactgaaatgacttagcagcagcagcaggataccaatttatattcccatcgaTGATGctagaggattctcttttctgcaCATCCTCAGCCACACttgatatttgttatttttttggtaCTAGCCATTGTGACAGgccttacctgaaaaatcccgtggacagaggagcctgatgaactgtagtccaaagagtcacagagagtcaaacacaattaagtgactaaacacacaacaTAACACACATTGTgataggtatgaggtgatatctcattatgattttgacttgcattaccctaatgattagtgatgttgcaTATCTTTTTAtctgcctcttggccatctgtatgtctcttgaaaaatatctatttagattctctccctcttttttaatCTGGTTGTTTTTTGatgagttgtgtgagttctttgtatattttagatattaaccctttGTTGGATATACTGTTTGCAAATATAGTCTCCCATTTAGTATGTGGCCTTTTCATTtagttgatgatttcctttactgtgcaagtCTTTTACTTTGATGTAATCCTATTTgttggtttttgcttttgtttcccttgcctaatAAGAAAGcacattcaaaaaataatacaaagacaaATGTCAAAGAGCatattgcttatgttttcttctagaagttttatagattcaggtcttacatttaagtctttaatccatttttaatttatttttgatcatGGTGTGATAGTATTCCAGTTTGATACTTTTGCATGTGCTGTACagttttccctggtggttcagatggtgaagcatctgcctacaatgcaggagacccaggttcgatccctgggtcagaaagatcccatggagaaggaaatggcaacccactccagcattcttgcctggaaaatcccatggacaaaggagcctgtaggctacagtccatggggttgcaaagagtcagacacaactgagtgacttcacttcacctagttttcccaacaccatttattaaagaggctgtcttttccacATTGTATAGTCTAGCCTCCCTTGTTGTAGATTAATACCGTATATAAGTGTGGTTTCATCTTTGGGTTCtctactctgttccattgatctatatgtgtctgtttttgtgccagtactatactattttgatgactgtggtttgAAATCTGGGAGTATGataccttcagctttgttctttctcaagagtgTTTTGACTGCTTATTTTGTGGTTTCATacaaatttcagaattttttgttctagttttgtgaaaaatgccattgatatttCAATAGGGACTACattaaatttgtagattgctttggatagcatggtcattttaataattttccttcttcccatctACGAACATggttgtcttcaatttctttaatcaGTGTCATAGTTTTCCAAGTACAGGCCTTTTATCTCCTTAGATTTGTTcctcagtattttttatttttaatgtgattatatatggaattttttcttaatttctctttctggtaattcattgttagtatacagatgtgcaacagatttctatatattaattttgtatcctccaACTTTACCAGATTAACTGATGAGTTCTAGTAGATTTTGGTGGCATCCTTAgaatttttatgtatagtattgtgtcatctgcaaacagtgatagttttgcttttttctttccaattggattcctttaattcttttttctctaataGTAGTGCCTAGGATTTCCAGtgctatgttgaatagaagtggtgagggTGGGCATCCTTGTATTGTTCCTGATCTCGGATGAAATGCTtgtagcttttcaccattgagtatgatgttagttgtaggcttgtcatatatggcctttattatgcctttattatatttcttttgtgcctactttgttgagagttttttttttgttgttgttgttgttgttgttaccataaatggatgttgaattttgtcaaaaactttttCTACACCtgttgagatgattatatggcTTTTagtcttcaattttttaatatggcatatcacattgattgagttgcagatattgaaccatccttgcttCCCTGGAGATAAATCCCAATCGATTAttatgtatgatccttttaatgtactattgaattcagtttgctaatattttgttgaggatttttacatctatgccCATCAGTGATACCGGCCTGTAATTTTTTGTgtaatgtctttgtctgatttggcATCAAGGTACTCCTGGCCTCATGTTTGGAAGAATATGTTTGGAAGTGTTTGTCCCTTTGCAGGTTTTTGAAATAGTTGGTGAAGTATCAGTTTaactattttctaaatgtttggtgTAATTCACCCGTATAGCCATCTAGtcatggacttttgtttgttggaaagttttttgtttttatttgttactGATTCGATTTCATTACTGGCAAttgttctgttcatattttctatttcttcctgattcagtcttgagAGATTGTACATTTTtgtgaatttatccatttcttctaggttgtctattttattggcaaATAATTGTAGTACTCTCTTATGATCCTATGTATTTCAGTGGCATTGATTATAAATTCCCCTATTTTGTTTCTGACTTAAATTAATTTgggccctcttttttttttttttttttaatgagtctggctgcaggtttatcagttttgtttatcttttcaaataaccagCTCTTagattcattgatcttttctgtttcattttttagtctttatttcatttatttctgctctgatctttattatttctttccttttactaactttgtggtttttttctttctctagttcctttaggtgtgAGGTTAGGTTGTTTgagttttcttgtttcctgaggtaagcttgtattgctataaacttccctgttTTACTTATAAACTTACTTATAAGTTTACTTATAAACTTCCCTGAATTACTTTTGCTTTATCTCATAGATTTTCAatcatgtatttttgttttcattttctctgtgttttaaaaattttgcctttgaatttttttcaacaaCTTCTTGGTTGTTTAGtaacatattgtttagcctctacatgtttgtgtttttgcatattttttcttgtatttgatttctagtctcatagtATTGTGATTGGAAatgatgcttgatatgatttcagttttcttaaatttactgagacttgttttgtgacctagcatgtgatctatcctggagaatgttccatgtgcacctgaagagaatgtgtattctactgcttttggatggaatgtttcaTATAAATGCACGTGATCCATTTGGCCTAATGTGTCTTTTAAGGtcagtgtttccttattaattttctctctGTATGATCTGCCATTGATGTAAGTGAGGGCTGTTAAAAAGTCCCTTACTATCATTGTAATACTGGTTTCTCCATTTCTATCTGTTAatgtttgctttatgtatttaagtGCTCTTATCTGTggagcatatatatttataattgtcttTTTGGatcgatcccttgatcattaggtgatgtccttctttgtctgttacagcctttgttttaaagtctttcatctgatataagtattgctaccctggctttttttttttttcattttagtctgCATGGAATACCCTTTTCAATCCCTTCACTCTCAGTCCATGTGTGTCTTTAGATCTAAAGTGAGTTTCTTGTGGGCagtatatatatgggtcttgtttttgtgtgcATTCAGCCACTCTGTGTATTTTGATTACAAcatttagttcatttacatttggagtagttatatatatatagagagagaaattTTGTAAATTGTTTTGTGATTgttattgtattttttctt
This window contains:
- the LOC128067371 gene encoding elongin-A-like, with the translated sequence MEGDGRAHLADRSGRSRGREHRQQQHRHPSEPARPRHESCGRERDEDRRQCCRGAPAYSSERAYCGYRRSLPPSTRPRLMSGDRHRRPSEVYVIQRGPEGGPYDAPRARLGFSQDHGLCAPHGREAGSLSWGYQSPHDDKHPLGAKEYEKSSTLTSQKSVLASSREESPRPVPSDRAKENPPSTSVKEEERRRRGIQFSPSFGHTSDFKKQKQEDSEKTKPDKNKQSLNRLDIAEGTKGLLPMVKEKATDNQKIQEGKVRPPHLNGKPDGSLPEVEETDMDNECKPPTMFFHSFLNQDQPREEKKKIMKTSATALEEKGPKKNDSSQNLDLVQELPEVNENRSEKQQPSGNVWAKLEKVPIDAPVWPDLPLPRISAKYHPLPASRLMSSFRPKQKALSSPQEVEEVGFTGCRMNSKMQVFSGSKCAYLAKMMTLRQQCIWVLKNNINSIFKVGGVPYSVLEPILKSCAPDQLYRIEKYNHTLVQETDQLWKIHCHQNFRKERPQEHESWREMYMRLQDAQEQRLRALTVNIQTAHANKPKGRQAKMILLNSLARPLSDVQRRRQFETQEAAVPEKVKIKPAPYPRETSHTPSSSSVLNLTHEKPAHTCSSTTSTHLPQVVNGRKPVKKIAPMMAKTIKDFKNRFSRR